From Phenylobacterium immobile (ATCC 35973), a single genomic window includes:
- a CDS encoding SDR family NAD(P)-dependent oxidoreductase yields the protein MGTSFAERRFVITGASSGLGRRLALDYAAPGVFLALTGRHAERLAETAAEVRHKGAEVVTAVLDAGDGPGMKAWLESLEAEGPIDILIANAGVMTGPAADDALDGFDAAAGLIRTNLLGVVYAVEAIAPFMIARRRGQICVIASTASFRGLPYMPAYAASKAGARIYGESVRGRLAPLGVSVTVASPGFFASPMTERFHGDKPLMVTTQAAADRIRRALDKRAPRTIFPRRIALLLRLLDLLPASVGDKALGDLAVRIGADGGAR from the coding sequence ATGGGCACTTCGTTCGCAGAACGTCGATTCGTCATCACGGGGGCATCGAGCGGCCTGGGACGAAGACTGGCGCTGGATTATGCGGCGCCCGGCGTTTTTCTGGCGCTAACCGGTCGCCACGCCGAGCGCCTCGCCGAAACCGCTGCGGAGGTCCGGCATAAGGGCGCCGAGGTGGTCACCGCGGTCCTCGACGCCGGCGACGGACCGGGTATGAAGGCCTGGCTGGAAAGTCTCGAAGCCGAAGGCCCGATCGACATCCTGATCGCCAACGCGGGCGTCATGACGGGCCCGGCCGCCGACGACGCGCTGGACGGGTTCGACGCCGCGGCGGGCCTGATCCGCACCAATTTGCTGGGCGTCGTCTATGCCGTCGAGGCCATCGCGCCCTTCATGATCGCGCGGCGGCGCGGCCAGATTTGCGTCATCGCCTCGACCGCTTCGTTCCGTGGATTGCCCTATATGCCGGCCTATGCGGCCAGCAAGGCGGGTGCCCGGATCTACGGCGAATCCGTGCGCGGACGGCTGGCGCCGCTGGGCGTGTCGGTGACGGTGGCCTCCCCCGGCTTCTTCGCCAGCCCGATGACCGAGCGCTTCCATGGCGACAAGCCGCTGATGGTCACCACCCAGGCCGCCGCCGATCGCATTCGGCGCGCGCTGGACAAGCGCGCGCCTAGGACTATTTTCCCCCGCCGCATCGCACTCTTGTTGCGATTGCTTGATCTCCTGCCGGCGTCGGTCGGGGATAAGGCCCTCGGCGACCTTGCGGTGCGAATCGGGGCGGATGGAGGGGCTCGTTGA
- a CDS encoding type I polyketide synthase, with protein sequence MDIAIVGAACRLPGAPSLSALADLLFSGRDAVTEIPNDRFAKRFYLDTDAQQAGKSYTFAAGALEGVDLFDAGFFGMSPREAVHTDPQQRLLLELAYEALEDAGTPPSQVSGTRTAVYVGCSAWDYATLKLGDVSLMDSHSMQGLSLSSLSNRLSFVFNLRGPSLTIDTACSSALVALHMACESLRNGEVDQAMVGAVNLLLSPQNFVGFSRASMLSPTGRCHAFDARANGYVRAEGGGVVILKPLADAQAAGDEIRAVIRTTGVNSDGRTSSFSVPGREAQKRLLEEVYAGAGISPNDLSYVEAHGTGTPVGDPIEAGALGEALAQRRRRPLPIGSIKSNVGHLEAASGMAGLMKLLTILERGEIPPSLHCETPNPNIPFADLNLSLTPRARPLEPGDHGVLLGVNSFGFGGTNAHAVLAAPAPQPVAASAGNVAPPLLISAKTEAALQDLAREWSQRLRRESVSGGAALARAAARRREAFDHRLAVRAGRPDVMAHDLDAWLAGAETSAVAGRATQGGLAFVYSGNGSQWAGMGADAYAHSTAFRDAIAAIDTTFQPLSGWSLAAALRDGIDETSLGDTERAQPLLFALQVGATVALRAAGVEPAAVVGHSVGEAAAAWASGALTLDQATEVIFHRSRLQQTTHGQGGMGVLNVSVEVAEPLLARLAPDLHIAAINGPQALTVAGSDASLAKLQSAAREERLAYLRLPLNYAFHSPAMDPIQGALMESLGGLKPGSPSIPMLSTTTGREVAAGELDADYWWRNVRLPVRFGEAVNALAERDFRIFIEIGPKPTLLSYVQSVLKAAGASSVTRPSLTAKPSHRDPFPAIAAQAFVDGVDIRNARAFDGAAPHRRLPAYPWQRQRHWGGATVEGFEVSSPIEDHPLLGFRRDESRRIWTNVLSSSRMPWLADHCVNEVPVLPGAAMLDMAFAAALSRNPGATGVEVTDVEFLRPLVVEGARELAFEMISSDVFEVSSRPRLQAEDRVVYARGRIAVASTTEPLFRPVGGGAPVLMSAEAFYRRTAQVHLDYGPEFRTADHVKLFTPDEAEATFKSPGSRSALEPGWLIDPRLLDGALQTMVATRSLDASKPGDGVLPWRFGRVRLLKIGAEPVRAAVRLNRIGPKAHLADFALMDVGGDIVAELLGCWFARVRPGRAEAPERVFQTVRIPTLQQPDHDGVALPAPSPEAQAADASQVLSQAFATASAYETLSRLANDGDLSLEALTARGDLDPEQTELFTDLVDWLLEDRLARPDGAGWTLATDSGLPAAAEIWQSLVFDEPAAIADVALASATAARLADVLKGEAKTGEGAAALREQLFQASPTAVAGAEALAAAAQEVIAAWPKTRPLRIGLLGEPTPSLVRALIAQSENAGLMTRITLAGGAHLSSTVATELKRLPGTTLVKSAEDLDAETRFDLVIGAFALSLGAVTPPRLARAAAGNARLLLLEPQESRVWRLISAPAGASSSTVSAWIEQLSQAGLDVDVAAPVAAKVWPGSIIYARASKAPSTTPAAPTLVVFGVSALGESLAQGKPQPIEDLGAALTAGIEGELVLTAPDTANAASLAAFSGAIAPLAPLLSGAEGRTVWLVCRDDSDGPAAKALAGLRRVMRNEGINARFVRLAAKTSIERLLAEIAAPDSEEELVLTPEARLAPRIRLGGRPAVQPKGALRLEIQRPGLLGSLAWEPLELPALGDSQVAIEVKASGLNFRDVMWALGVLPDEALMDGFSGPTLGLECAGLVTAVGVGVTAFKPGDRVAALAPAALATHVITEASACIPIPETMDFCAAATLPVTTMTVIYALGHLAQLKPGERVLIHGGLGGVGLAAIQYASYRGAEIYATAGSADRRALLKSLGVKHVFDSRTAAFADEIRAATGGQGVDVVLNSLSGELMQQSLKLMRPFGRFLEIGKRDLFANSEIGLRPLRHNVTYYAVDADQLPLLAPELASTILEWTAKFLAAGDMRGLPYRAYAASDIVDAFRLMQGSGHIGKVIIVPDDREATAIAKGKADFAIRGDRTYLVTGGAGGFGLETARWLADRGARHLALLSRQGPSTPGVETALDAFKAQGVDARVYACDVSDESDLAGTLAEIRVAQPPLAGVIHAAVVMDDGLLGDLNAERFGASLRAKLDGATALDRLTRSDPIELFVLYSSISSAIGNPGQGNYVAGNAAMEAVALRRAAEGLPALAVQWGPISDAGFLARDTRTRELIERVMASGELTARTALDALPALIETGLPVVGFAVADWSQLKRQMPIGATPLMSESADEDGARTSESSIRDQIINLPADEAHALAEAFLVDEVSEILRLDRHEVDVERPISQMGFDSLMMLELHLAVESRLRVELPLMSVGGGATLRSIANRVVRGLRAEGERDDVGEAEGEDIAERMLRHEGAGDDAMVDPSE encoded by the coding sequence ATGGACATCGCCATCGTCGGCGCCGCGTGCCGTCTTCCCGGCGCACCGTCTCTTTCGGCCTTGGCGGACCTTCTGTTCAGTGGTCGTGACGCCGTCACAGAGATTCCCAACGATCGTTTCGCCAAGCGTTTCTATCTCGACACTGACGCTCAGCAGGCCGGCAAATCCTACACCTTCGCCGCGGGCGCGCTTGAAGGCGTCGATCTGTTCGACGCGGGCTTCTTTGGAATGTCGCCCCGCGAGGCGGTGCATACCGATCCGCAGCAGCGGCTGCTGTTGGAGCTGGCTTACGAGGCCCTCGAAGACGCCGGCACGCCGCCATCGCAGGTCAGCGGCACCAGGACCGCAGTCTATGTCGGGTGCTCGGCGTGGGACTACGCGACCCTGAAGCTTGGCGACGTGTCGCTGATGGATTCGCACTCGATGCAGGGGCTTTCGCTCTCGTCGCTGTCGAACCGGCTGTCCTTTGTGTTCAACCTGCGCGGTCCCAGCCTGACGATCGACACGGCGTGCTCCTCGGCGCTGGTCGCCCTGCACATGGCCTGCGAGTCCCTCCGCAATGGCGAAGTCGACCAGGCGATGGTCGGCGCGGTCAACCTGCTGCTCTCACCACAGAACTTCGTCGGCTTCAGCCGCGCCTCGATGCTGTCGCCAACCGGGCGCTGCCACGCTTTCGACGCCCGCGCGAACGGCTATGTTCGCGCGGAAGGCGGCGGCGTGGTCATCCTGAAGCCCTTGGCGGACGCCCAGGCCGCCGGCGACGAAATCCGCGCGGTGATCCGCACCACCGGCGTCAACTCAGACGGGCGCACCTCAAGTTTCTCCGTACCCGGTCGAGAGGCGCAGAAGCGCCTGCTGGAAGAGGTTTACGCCGGCGCCGGCATCTCGCCCAATGACCTGTCCTACGTCGAAGCGCACGGCACCGGGACGCCGGTGGGCGACCCGATCGAAGCCGGCGCGCTCGGCGAGGCCCTGGCCCAGCGGCGTCGGCGCCCCCTGCCGATCGGCTCGATCAAGAGTAATGTCGGCCACCTCGAGGCCGCTAGCGGCATGGCCGGGCTGATGAAGCTCCTGACCATTCTGGAGCGTGGTGAGATTCCGCCTTCGCTCCATTGCGAGACGCCCAATCCCAACATTCCCTTCGCCGACCTGAACCTGTCACTCACGCCGCGCGCGCGACCGCTTGAGCCCGGGGATCACGGCGTCCTGCTGGGCGTCAACTCTTTCGGCTTTGGCGGCACAAACGCCCACGCCGTCCTGGCCGCCCCTGCGCCGCAACCCGTCGCGGCCAGCGCCGGCAATGTCGCCCCACCGCTTTTGATCTCCGCCAAGACCGAGGCGGCCCTGCAGGACCTGGCGCGCGAATGGTCGCAAAGGCTGCGCCGTGAAAGCGTCTCCGGCGGCGCGGCGCTCGCCCGCGCGGCGGCCCGTCGCCGGGAAGCCTTTGATCACCGCCTGGCGGTGCGCGCCGGCCGGCCCGATGTAATGGCTCATGACCTGGACGCCTGGCTGGCGGGCGCGGAGACCAGCGCCGTGGCGGGTCGCGCCACCCAAGGCGGTCTGGCGTTTGTTTATTCTGGAAACGGAAGCCAGTGGGCGGGCATGGGCGCCGACGCCTACGCTCATTCCACAGCCTTCCGCGACGCCATCGCCGCGATCGATACGACTTTCCAGCCGCTCTCAGGCTGGAGCTTGGCGGCGGCCCTGCGCGACGGCATCGACGAGACAAGCCTGGGCGACACCGAGCGCGCGCAACCGCTGCTGTTCGCGCTGCAAGTGGGCGCCACTGTGGCTCTGCGGGCCGCAGGCGTCGAACCGGCCGCCGTTGTTGGCCACAGCGTTGGCGAGGCTGCTGCGGCGTGGGCAAGCGGCGCCCTTACCCTCGACCAGGCGACGGAAGTGATCTTCCACCGGAGCCGTCTGCAACAGACGACTCACGGCCAGGGCGGGATGGGGGTGCTGAACGTTTCCGTCGAGGTCGCCGAGCCGCTGCTCGCGCGGCTGGCGCCGGACCTGCACATCGCCGCCATCAACGGCCCGCAGGCCCTGACCGTCGCAGGCTCCGACGCTTCGCTGGCCAAGCTGCAATCGGCGGCGCGCGAAGAGCGGCTGGCCTATCTGCGTTTGCCGCTGAACTACGCCTTCCACTCCCCGGCCATGGATCCAATTCAAGGCGCACTGATGGAGTCCCTGGGCGGACTCAAGCCGGGCTCCCCGTCGATCCCGATGCTGTCGACGACCACCGGCCGCGAGGTCGCCGCCGGTGAGTTGGACGCAGACTACTGGTGGCGCAACGTGCGACTTCCGGTCCGCTTCGGCGAAGCGGTCAACGCCCTGGCCGAACGCGACTTCCGCATCTTCATCGAGATCGGTCCCAAGCCGACGCTCTTGTCCTATGTGCAGTCGGTATTGAAAGCGGCTGGCGCGAGCAGCGTCACCCGCCCATCCCTGACCGCCAAGCCCTCGCACCGCGATCCCTTCCCGGCCATCGCGGCCCAGGCGTTCGTCGATGGCGTCGATATCCGCAACGCCCGCGCTTTTGACGGGGCTGCGCCGCATCGCCGCCTACCGGCCTATCCTTGGCAGCGCCAGCGCCATTGGGGCGGCGCGACGGTCGAAGGTTTCGAGGTCAGCTCGCCGATCGAGGACCACCCTCTTCTGGGGTTCCGGCGTGACGAGAGCCGGCGGATCTGGACGAACGTACTGTCGTCCTCGCGCATGCCATGGCTCGCCGATCACTGCGTGAACGAGGTCCCTGTGCTGCCTGGCGCGGCCATGCTGGACATGGCTTTCGCCGCGGCCCTGTCGCGCAATCCCGGCGCGACGGGCGTGGAAGTCACGGACGTCGAGTTTCTACGCCCTCTTGTGGTCGAGGGCGCTCGCGAACTCGCCTTCGAGATGATCTCGTCAGACGTCTTCGAGGTGTCCAGCCGTCCGCGCCTGCAGGCTGAAGACCGCGTGGTCTACGCACGCGGCAGGATCGCCGTGGCTTCGACGACAGAGCCGCTATTCCGCCCCGTCGGCGGCGGCGCGCCGGTGTTGATGAGCGCTGAGGCCTTTTACCGGCGCACGGCGCAGGTCCATCTTGACTATGGACCCGAGTTCCGGACCGCCGATCACGTCAAGCTGTTCACCCCCGACGAGGCGGAAGCCACGTTCAAGAGCCCCGGCTCGCGAAGCGCCCTCGAGCCGGGCTGGCTCATTGATCCGCGACTTCTGGATGGCGCGCTGCAGACGATGGTCGCGACCCGATCGTTGGACGCCTCCAAGCCTGGCGACGGCGTGCTGCCCTGGCGCTTCGGGCGCGTCAGGCTTCTGAAGATTGGCGCCGAACCGGTCCGTGCGGCCGTCCGCCTCAACCGCATCGGACCAAAGGCCCACTTGGCGGACTTCGCGCTGATGGACGTCGGCGGCGACATCGTCGCCGAACTGCTGGGATGTTGGTTCGCCCGCGTGCGGCCAGGGCGCGCCGAAGCGCCTGAGCGCGTCTTCCAGACCGTACGGATCCCCACGCTCCAGCAGCCTGATCACGATGGCGTCGCCCTGCCCGCGCCGAGCCCGGAGGCCCAGGCCGCCGACGCCTCGCAGGTGCTCAGCCAGGCCTTCGCCACCGCGTCGGCTTACGAGACCCTCAGCAGGCTGGCGAACGACGGCGATCTGTCGTTGGAGGCCCTGACCGCCCGCGGCGACCTTGATCCGGAGCAGACGGAGCTTTTCACCGATCTGGTCGACTGGCTGTTGGAGGACCGCCTGGCGCGACCCGACGGCGCCGGCTGGACGCTGGCGACCGACAGCGGCCTGCCCGCCGCGGCCGAGATCTGGCAGTCGCTGGTGTTCGACGAACCCGCCGCTATCGCCGACGTCGCCCTGGCTAGCGCCACCGCGGCGCGTTTGGCCGACGTCCTAAAGGGCGAGGCGAAGACCGGCGAAGGTGCGGCCGCATTGCGTGAGCAGTTGTTCCAGGCCTCACCGACCGCCGTCGCGGGCGCGGAGGCCTTGGCCGCCGCCGCCCAAGAGGTGATCGCCGCCTGGCCCAAGACACGACCCTTGCGCATTGGCCTGTTGGGTGAGCCCACCCCGTCTCTCGTCCGCGCCCTGATCGCCCAGAGCGAGAATGCGGGGCTGATGACCCGGATCACCCTGGCTGGCGGCGCGCACCTCTCGTCGACCGTCGCGACCGAACTGAAGCGGCTTCCCGGGACAACCCTGGTCAAGTCGGCTGAAGACCTTGACGCCGAAACACGCTTCGACCTGGTGATCGGCGCCTTCGCCTTAAGCCTAGGGGCGGTGACGCCGCCGCGTCTGGCGCGCGCCGCCGCCGGGAACGCCAGGCTGCTGCTGCTGGAACCGCAGGAAAGCCGCGTCTGGCGCCTGATCAGCGCGCCTGCAGGCGCCTCGTCGAGCACCGTCTCGGCCTGGATCGAACAGCTTAGCCAGGCTGGCCTGGATGTCGACGTCGCCGCGCCGGTCGCCGCGAAGGTCTGGCCGGGCTCGATCATCTACGCTCGCGCCAGCAAGGCGCCGTCTACGACGCCCGCCGCGCCGACATTGGTGGTCTTTGGCGTCTCAGCCCTCGGCGAGAGCTTGGCTCAAGGCAAACCGCAACCCATCGAAGACCTGGGTGCGGCGCTCACGGCCGGAATCGAGGGCGAGTTGGTGCTGACCGCGCCTGACACGGCCAACGCCGCCTCGCTCGCAGCGTTCAGCGGCGCGATCGCCCCGCTGGCGCCGCTGCTTTCCGGCGCCGAAGGGCGGACGGTCTGGCTGGTCTGCCGCGATGACAGCGACGGCCCCGCCGCCAAGGCCTTGGCGGGTCTGCGCCGGGTGATGCGGAACGAGGGGATCAACGCCCGCTTCGTGCGCCTCGCGGCAAAGACATCCATAGAGCGCCTGCTGGCCGAAATCGCTGCGCCGGACTCCGAGGAAGAGCTTGTCCTGACCCCTGAGGCGCGACTGGCGCCCCGCATTCGCCTTGGCGGACGGCCGGCTGTTCAACCGAAAGGGGCGCTGCGCCTGGAAATCCAACGGCCGGGCCTGTTGGGGTCGCTGGCCTGGGAACCGCTTGAACTCCCGGCCCTGGGCGACAGCCAGGTCGCCATCGAGGTGAAAGCCTCGGGCCTCAACTTCCGCGACGTCATGTGGGCGCTGGGCGTCCTGCCGGACGAGGCGCTGATGGACGGCTTCAGCGGTCCGACGCTGGGTCTCGAATGCGCAGGCCTGGTCACCGCCGTCGGCGTCGGCGTCACGGCCTTCAAGCCGGGTGATCGGGTCGCGGCCCTGGCTCCGGCGGCGCTGGCGACCCACGTCATCACCGAGGCTTCGGCCTGTATTCCTATTCCCGAGACCATGGATTTCTGCGCCGCGGCGACCCTCCCGGTGACCACCATGACTGTGATTTACGCGCTCGGCCATCTGGCGCAGCTGAAGCCCGGCGAACGGGTGCTGATCCATGGCGGCCTGGGCGGGGTGGGCCTCGCCGCCATCCAGTACGCCAGCTATCGCGGCGCAGAGATCTACGCCACCGCCGGCTCCGCCGATCGTCGCGCACTGTTGAAATCCCTGGGCGTAAAACACGTCTTCGACAGCCGCACGGCGGCCTTCGCCGACGAGATTCGCGCCGCGACCGGCGGTCAGGGCGTGGATGTGGTGCTGAACTCGCTGAGCGGCGAACTCATGCAGCAGTCGCTCAAGCTGATGCGGCCCTTCGGTCGTTTCCTCGAGATCGGCAAACGCGATCTCTTCGCCAACAGCGAGATCGGCCTTCGGCCCCTGCGCCACAATGTGACCTACTACGCCGTCGACGCCGACCAGCTGCCCTTGCTGGCGCCGGAGCTGGCCAGCACAATCTTGGAATGGACCGCGAAGTTCCTCGCCGCAGGCGACATGCGCGGCCTGCCCTATCGCGCCTACGCGGCCTCAGACATCGTCGACGCCTTCCGGCTGATGCAAGGCTCGGGCCACATCGGCAAGGTGATCATCGTGCCGGACGACCGCGAGGCGACCGCGATCGCCAAGGGGAAGGCGGACTTCGCCATCCGGGGCGACCGCACCTACCTGGTGACCGGCGGCGCAGGCGGCTTCGGCCTGGAGACAGCGCGCTGGTTGGCCGACCGCGGCGCGCGGCACCTGGCCTTGCTCAGTCGCCAGGGGCCGTCGACGCCGGGGGTCGAGACCGCACTGGACGCCTTCAAGGCGCAGGGCGTCGACGCCCGCGTCTATGCCTGCGATGTCAGCGACGAAAGCGACCTTGCGGGGACCCTGGCGGAAATCCGCGTCGCCCAGCCGCCGCTCGCCGGTGTGATCCACGCCGCCGTCGTCATGGACGATGGTCTGCTCGGCGATCTGAACGCCGAGCGCTTCGGCGCGTCTCTTCGGGCCAAACTTGATGGCGCAACGGCGCTTGATCGCCTGACCCGTAGCGATCCGATCGAGCTCTTCGTGCTCTACTCGTCGATCTCCTCAGCGATCGGCAATCCCGGCCAGGGCAATTATGTGGCGGGCAATGCGGCCATGGAGGCGGTCGCCTTGCGCCGCGCCGCGGAGGGCTTACCGGCGCTCGCGGTGCAGTGGGGGCCGATTTCCGACGCAGGGTTCCTGGCGCGCGACACCCGCACGCGTGAGTTGATCGAACGCGTCATGGCCTCTGGCGAACTGACGGCGCGGACCGCGCTCGACGCCCTGCCCGCCCTGATTGAAACGGGCCTGCCGGTTGTGGGTTTTGCGGTCGCCGATTGGAGCCAGCTCAAGCGGCAGATGCCGATTGGCGCGACGCCGCTGATGTCGGAGAGCGCCGACGAGGACGGCGCGCGAACCTCGGAATCCTCGATCCGCGATCAGATCATCAACCTGCCTGCGGACGAGGCTCACGCCCTGGCCGAGGCCTTCCTGGTTGATGAGGTGTCCGAGATCCTGCGGCTCGATCGCCATGAGGTCGATGTCGAGCGGCCGATTTCGCAGATGGGATTCGACTCGCTGATGATGCTGGAACTTCACCTGGCGGTGGAGTCTCGTCTACGGGTTGAACTGCCCCTCATGTCGGTGGGCGGCGGGGCGACCCTCCGCTCGATCGCCAACCGGGTGGTGCGCGGTCTGCGCGCTGAAGGCGAGCGCGATGATGTGGGCGAGGCCGAGGGCGAGGACATCGCCGAACGAATGCTGCGCCATGAAGGCGCTGGCGACGACGCCATGGTCGATCCCAGCGAATGA
- a CDS encoding aminotransferase class I/II-fold pyridoxal phosphate-dependent enzyme, whose product MSEEKPGFGLSADVKSKLLNRLSAQMANRPAAGVAAVEAPAPVSSRPALGHPSVLEEIAMLRRAGDALGLESPFFRVNEGLPTPWSVIDGRRVLNFCAYNYLGLNGDPRVTAAANAAAERYGTSVSGSRIVSGERQVHRDLEAALAKVYQADDAIVLVNGHATNVTVISHLVGPGDAVICDALSHNSIIQGAQLAGAKRRSFLHNDLADLDRVLGEFGDTVKRRLVIVEGCYGMDGDAPDLAAMIPIIRRHRAHLMVDEAHGLGVLGERGLGVFEHCGVDPREVDVWMGTLSKTLATCGGFIAGSVEMVEYLRASAPGFLFSVGMPAPTAAASLEALRIMLAEPERMERLRTNGQVFVQAARAAGLDVGETLGRAIIPVIIGSSLRTTLVADRLWKRGIAAQPILYPGVPERSARLRFFVTSEHAPEDLRWAVSEVANALAEVGQTTPQALADLKTKLRK is encoded by the coding sequence ATGAGCGAGGAAAAGCCGGGCTTCGGGCTCTCCGCCGATGTGAAGTCAAAGCTGTTGAACCGGCTGAGCGCGCAGATGGCCAATCGCCCGGCGGCGGGCGTCGCGGCGGTCGAGGCGCCGGCGCCGGTGTCATCCAGGCCGGCCCTAGGCCACCCCAGTGTGCTCGAAGAGATCGCCATGCTACGGCGCGCCGGAGACGCGCTGGGCCTCGAGAGCCCGTTTTTCCGCGTGAACGAAGGTCTTCCGACCCCGTGGTCGGTGATCGATGGCCGGCGCGTGCTGAATTTCTGCGCCTACAACTACCTAGGCCTGAATGGCGACCCTCGCGTCACCGCGGCGGCCAACGCCGCAGCCGAGCGGTACGGCACTTCAGTCTCTGGAAGCCGCATCGTCTCCGGCGAGCGACAGGTTCACCGTGACCTGGAAGCCGCGCTGGCGAAAGTCTACCAAGCCGATGACGCGATCGTTCTGGTGAACGGCCACGCCACAAACGTCACCGTCATCTCGCATCTGGTGGGCCCGGGCGATGCGGTGATCTGCGATGCGCTCTCGCACAATAGCATCATCCAGGGTGCGCAGTTGGCCGGCGCCAAGCGGCGCAGTTTCCTGCACAATGATCTCGCCGATCTCGACCGGGTGCTGGGTGAATTCGGCGACACGGTGAAGCGCCGACTGGTGATCGTTGAAGGCTGCTACGGGATGGACGGCGACGCGCCGGATCTGGCCGCCATGATCCCGATCATCCGCCGTCACCGCGCCCATCTGATGGTCGACGAGGCGCACGGCCTAGGCGTCCTGGGCGAGCGTGGCTTGGGTGTTTTCGAGCATTGCGGAGTCGACCCAAGGGAGGTCGATGTCTGGATGGGCACGCTATCCAAGACTCTGGCCACCTGCGGCGGCTTCATCGCTGGATCAGTCGAGATGGTGGAGTACCTGCGCGCCTCGGCGCCTGGATTCCTGTTCTCAGTGGGGATGCCGGCGCCGACGGCGGCGGCCTCGCTCGAGGCCCTACGCATCATGCTGGCCGAGCCTGAGCGAATGGAGCGACTTCGCACCAACGGTCAAGTGTTCGTCCAGGCCGCGCGCGCGGCCGGCCTCGATGTCGGCGAGACCTTGGGCCGCGCCATCATTCCGGTGATCATCGGCTCGTCGCTACGCACAACCTTGGTGGCTGATCGGCTGTGGAAGCGCGGGATCGCCGCGCAACCGATCCTCTATCCCGGCGTGCCGGAACGTTCGGCGCGACTGCGGTTCTTCGTAACTTCCGAGCATGCGCCCGAGGATTTGCGCTGGGCGGTCTCGGAGGTGGCTAACGCCCTCGCCGAAGTGGGTCAAACGACGCCCCAGGCGCTGGCGGACCTCAAGACGAAGCTCAGGAAATGA
- a CDS encoding cytochrome P450: MNVSVGGRRMREQAGDGWLEPVHPEPHTDQQSQLAIIWSARRDMLASWRAADYAAGITDFSLLGRRMVIVNTPDGVRQVLGAGGDLYERKSPQMRRALEFLLGDGLFISDGETWSRRRPLVAEIVGKARVPGFAPLMAQAAQDMVEDWAVRDLSGPVDVLTEMGVLTAEIISRTLFGVQLGRADAQAVIEGFAAYQRRIDAFNVGYLLGFDDGLPVFKTLALRRAVKRIHAVVEKVVEAHLAGQGDHTIMLDMLELRRRRRPDAPVGRDALRDEAATLFMAGHETTAATLAWAWHCLSKAPWAEAALHAEIDLVCGGRPPAYGDVPKLAYARAVVEETLRLYPPVAILARQAARRDRIGDVEVDPAAVVLISPWLLHRSPDLWDHPDRFMPERFMGEERPDAYAYIPFAAGPRTCPGMNFGLTEATLCLATLAQKFRLRPAPGWSVETECRLTLRPRGGLPMMIEPR, from the coding sequence ATGAACGTCTCCGTCGGCGGCCGACGGATGCGGGAGCAGGCCGGAGACGGCTGGCTGGAGCCCGTGCATCCGGAGCCGCATACTGACCAGCAGAGCCAGCTGGCGATCATCTGGAGCGCGCGGCGCGACATGCTGGCGAGCTGGCGCGCAGCCGACTACGCCGCGGGAATTACAGACTTCAGCCTGCTGGGTCGGCGCATGGTCATTGTCAACACGCCGGATGGAGTGCGCCAGGTGCTGGGCGCAGGCGGCGATCTCTATGAGCGTAAGAGCCCGCAGATGCGGCGGGCGCTTGAGTTCTTGTTGGGCGACGGCCTGTTCATCTCCGACGGGGAAACCTGGTCACGGCGTCGGCCCTTGGTCGCCGAGATCGTCGGCAAGGCGCGCGTCCCAGGCTTTGCGCCCCTGATGGCGCAAGCCGCCCAGGACATGGTCGAAGACTGGGCCGTGCGCGACCTCAGCGGGCCTGTCGATGTGCTGACGGAAATGGGCGTACTGACCGCCGAAATCATCTCCCGCACCCTGTTCGGCGTGCAGCTTGGTCGCGCTGACGCCCAGGCGGTGATCGAGGGCTTCGCCGCGTATCAGCGGCGGATCGACGCCTTCAACGTCGGCTATCTGCTGGGCTTCGACGACGGCCTGCCTGTCTTCAAGACCCTGGCCCTACGCCGCGCGGTCAAGCGCATCCACGCCGTAGTGGAGAAGGTGGTCGAGGCTCATTTGGCCGGCCAGGGCGACCATACCATCATGCTCGACATGCTGGAGCTGCGCCGGCGGCGCCGACCGGACGCGCCTGTCGGCCGCGACGCGCTGCGCGACGAGGCCGCCACCCTCTTCATGGCCGGCCATGAGACGACGGCGGCGACCCTGGCCTGGGCCTGGCACTGCCTGTCCAAGGCGCCCTGGGCCGAGGCCGCCCTGCATGCCGAGATCGACCTGGTTTGCGGCGGCCGCCCGCCGGCCTACGGCGACGTGCCCAAGCTTGCCTACGCCCGCGCGGTCGTCGAGGAGACGCTCAGGCTCTATCCGCCGGTCGCGATCCTGGCGCGCCAGGCCGCCCGCCGCGACAGAATCGGAGACGTCGAAGTTGATCCGGCCGCCGTGGTCCTGATCTCGCCGTGGCTGCTGCATCGCAGTCCCGACCTTTGGGATCATCCTGATCGCTTCATGCCCGAACGATTTATGGGCGAGGAGCGCCCGGACGCCTACGCCTACATCCCCTTCGCAGCGGGCCCGCGCACCTGCCCCGGCATGAATTTCGGCCTGACAGAGGCGACCTTATGTCTGGCGACGCTGGCGCAGAAGTTCCGGCTTCGACCCGCGCCGGGCTGGTCGGTGGAGACCGAGTGCCGGCTGACGCTCAGGCCGCGAGGCGGCCTGCCGATGATGATCGAACCTCGCTAG